The following DNA comes from Hordeum vulgare subsp. vulgare chromosome 3H, MorexV3_pseudomolecules_assembly, whole genome shotgun sequence.
GCTGTAGCAGCGGTGTACAGACAGACAGACAGGCACAGACTGACTGCAGCGTTGCCGTGGTCAAAACTGGAACACCGTGACATGGCCGGCCGACCTGTGCGGTAAAACTGGGCACACAGAGTTGCAGCCTTGCAAAGACCTGCTGCGCGCGCAGAGAATGTATGCCTGATCGCCAACCAGTTCACACCCTCTTCCTTTCACTCGAAAATAATAACTTTTCCATCCCGATGAAACAGGTCAAATTGCATCAGTTAGTTGTTCCTACGAAGTTCACAAAGACTAGTCGGCCACGTTTGCAATTGCAATCCCGTGCGCTGCTCACGAGCCTGCCGCACCACCATTCTCCATGCGCCGCACGGGCAAGCAAACACAAACACAAGGCGACAGTTGGCGAGGGCCATTAGGCCAATCTTGTCAGTAGGCTAAATCCAGGAGTGCTCGGGAGGCCGCGGGTAATATGGGATCCAAGACCAAGACGCAGCCAGCTGAGCCAGCGATAGATAATGCGGCACCATGGCGCGTAACCGCCTCTTGGCCAAGCCATCTCCCCCCACTACGTTACGTGGCGCCTGTCCCCGTCGTCCCGCCGGAGGGAGGGGCCACGACCGTGTCATCCCcttggcagttccgcttcgagatcGCGCCGGTTAAAAGGCCAGGCCGCATTAGCCCGGCACGAATGCGATAGTCGACCAAACCAACTCCACTCGACCGCTCCATCTCCCGCCCTCCCCCGCAGCTCCCGCGCCCTCTCCCTCTCTGTCCAGTCTCCACGCACGCAGAGGGAACGACAAGTCGCCAGCACGATGGACGGCTCCAGCTCCGGCGCCGGCCGCAAGAAGCTCAAGCACCGGCTGGCGGCCATCCTGTCGGTCTTCTCCAGGCGCTCGGGCGGCAGGAAGCGCCGAGACGACGAGAGCGCCGCGCAGCCGGCCCTCGCATTGCCATCCTACGGCCGCCTCGGCAGGAAGGCCGCAACGGGCGAGCACCACGACCGCCGCCTCTCCGTCTCGGCGCGGCGCACCGTCCCGCTGATCCGCATCACCATCGACTGCGCCGGCCGCCGCTCCGTCGACGCGGCCGACCCGTCGCTCCTCCTCGCCGACGACGTCAAGGCGGAGAGGGCGGCGCTCAAGGGGGCCGGGCTGCCGTTCGGGGCGAGCGAGTGGGAGGGCCGCAAGTGCCCGCCCTCCTCGCCGTTCCCGGCGGCGGCGCCCCTGCCGCCGCTGCCGAGGTGGAAGGAGCGGCCCAGCGGCAAGCGCAGTCCACGGAGGCTGTCGACGCACTCGTCGCGCAGGCTGCTCAGCAgctcctccgacgacgacgagtacGACGAGGACTCGCGGAACCTCTTCTCGTCCAGGAGCTTCTCCTCCGACTCGTCCGACTTCTACAACTGCCCGCGCAACAACGGCACCAAGGCGCGCGCCTCCGTGTCCGGGCCCTGCCGcgcgccggccgccgccccgcgccgcggCGCGTCGCAGAGCTGCCGGTACAGCTTCGAGATGCCGCGGGGCTCCACGGCGTCCGCCGCCACGGACGGGGGCTTCGCGGTGGTGAAGCGCTCCGCCGACCCGTACGAGGACTTCCGCAAGTCCATGGAGGAGATGATCGCCGAGTGGCcacaaggcggcggcggcggcgaaggcGAAGGCGAACACAGTGCGGAGAGCCTGCTGGAGACGTACCTCGTGCTCAACTCGCCGCGGCATTACCCGGTGATCCTCGCGGCCTTCGCCGACGTGCGGGAGACGCTCTGCCCCTGAGCTCGTCGGACGATCGGCCGTCCGGCACGGGGTGCAATGCAACGATCGACGTTGGTAGGATTAACCATTTCTCGAGCGGGCGAGATTAATGGCGCAAGAATGGAGTTGGACATGTGCGATGTCGCGCGCTATTACGTGCGTTGTCTCCATCGTTCATTCATTGCTGAATCTTGACCAGCTAACTTGTGCTTAAGTTCCTAGTTCCGGGCTCCCACCCTCTAGTTGTGTCAGTGATGGTACTGTACCTTAGCTTCTTGATGTTAACTTGTAGTCTAGCGTTCTTCTATGATTGTCCCCGCCGGTTTGAGAAGGTCGGTCGCTGCGCTTCCTGTAAATACGTGATatattttcaaggtatttttcgAATTAGCTTTGCCGAATACTCATCTTCCTCGTTCAACCAATCCTCCTCCCGAGAAATCGATTTATCCAAATTACAGATTCAATCAACGTACATATAGCTATTGTGATACGCTCACGTTTGCTCGGTTCAACTCCCGGTAAAAAGAAAATCATTTTCCTGTCAACATTTGACTCTGAAATTCGCTCCATACGTATCTCCTTCGTTGAACGAGCTCCCAAGAGCAAGCAACGACGACGCACATTCTTAGGGCGCATGTGGAACATTTTCAACTGAATACTCTAACACGGCGCGGAatatattccgtgcttcgttcagACTCTGCTCCTATACATACAATAATAAGAAACAAAATCCGGGAAGGAGTAGCCGGCAAACAAAGGAGAAGTGCCAAATTGGCAACGTCCGGCCTCTCCCTCGCGAGTAAACGCGGGCATTGCCGGATTTATAATATGCAGAAGGGAAGTCTTCGACGTGAATGTGTTCCCGGACTACTCCCCTGCTTGGGTATGCACGTACCGGTGGCAGCTGGGATTAGGAGCAGCCATGTGCGGCTGCGGCGGGTTGGCGAGGTTGGTGACCGCATCTGGTTGCTGTAGATTGGTAGGAGGAACGGGGGTTGGGCCGGGGCGGCCGAACCGCAACGCACACGCGATGCCGACGTGTGAAGCATCCACAGATTGCACCAGGCACGGCAGGGCCGGTCGCCATCGACCGCCGGCGCCGATTGATCGGATCACTGGCGCCGGCAGGGGGGGAGTCAGTGCAGGGCGAACGGCGACCTGTGCAGTGCAGTGCAGGTGCATCGGCGCTGAGGGAGGGCCGTCCGTCCGTGCGTGCGTCCGTGCGACGTACCGCGCCGGATGCCATGCGCTTGTACGCGTCCGCCACTTGCATGCTATGCCAGTATGCCTATGCTACTAGCGGTAGCCCGGGCGTAGCCTGATGCATCCATCTTTCCGCGCAACGTGACCGCACCGCACCGGGCCGCACCGAGagccccccgcccccgccccagcGCGCGGCCGACCGACGCGACTCCCTCGCCAGGCGCCCAGAATGTCGCCAGTTCGTCGCGTCTCGTCGCGCTCCGGAATCAGCGCCCCTGTTCCCCGCTCCACACCACGTATGTACGTGGGCTCCTTACAGTACACTACATGCCATGCAGATGCAGGTAGCTGGCCAGTGGCCAGCATCGCATTCCGCGGCCTCGATATCGATCGGCCACCGCAGCGTATGAAGCAACTGAAGGTCGTCAGGTCGATCGGACCGGTGCGGCGTGGCAGCTGTGCTTGGTTCTGGTTGGATTCTATCGTTCGTGGGAGAAAGGCTGGAATTGAAAGTACGCGTCCAACCGTGCCGCAGTTCCATCGTGCACGGCTTTCGATTTGTCCGTGACGGACGTGATGTATTTGTTTTTTTGCTTTTCCTTTTGGCCCCCGGGCTCCGGCTAGCTGCACGAACTCCCGCTACGTGGTCGCGTCTTGTCGATGCTCGGATCACGTCACTTTATTTTTGTCGCGTTTTTCAGATGAATCCGCTACTAATAACTTTATTTGTTGTCACTTGCACTTTTTTCCGTAGAAATGCAGCTACGTGAAACATGCGAGTTTACAGTCACTGGTAAGCTGAGTTTCTATTTCGCGGAAAAAAGAAGAAGGTAAACTGAATTCCTTTCCTGTGGACAGTGGAATGACCACGCCGGCGCCTAACTAGCTAGATTTATAATACGCGTGCCTAGGTACACAGCCGTGGAAACAGCAAAGCACGGCTGCGTGGCGTGCCTCGGTAATGGCGGGagcggatgcatgcatgcatgtctcgCCCAGCGCCAATCAGAACCAACAGCATAGATTCCGGCCGAGCAGAGCCGGCGAAGCGAAATTTcattttaggccctgtttgttttaGAAGTCTCGGGACTTTTTTTTTCTTAGATCCAACTTAAAAATCCCTAGTCCCTATCTGTTTGTTTTCAGAGACTAAATAGAGACTAAAGATCATTAAATAACatgtaaaaagaccatgttatctTTAGTcatgtagtagtagttattaaatgacatgctaaaagtagggtcattgttggaaaaagtgtcaaaaaagtttcaaaaagaccctctcatagggacttcttcaaatagtcccaaataccttcttttagtccctaaaagtccctcctgtttgtttcacatgagactttttaaaacttttttaGTCCATACAACAAAAAGTCCctgaaaacaaacacccccttaggAACCGGGGAGGAAGCTCACCCCAATACCCCAGGTGACAAAACATCAGGTTCTTCAACGTATGCATCTCGCGTGTTGTCTCTTACCTCGATGCAGCAAGGCCAAACGCGACCATGGTACTGCTAGCTATAGCTTAGTACTACAACTGTCAGAAAAAAAAGAGCTACTAGCTTAGTAGTGTACTCCTATCCTACTAAACTAGAGACGAGGGGGTACAAAACAAGAGAATCAAGGATTAGTTTTATAGGGTTATATATAAGGAGATGTAGGGGATAAAACACAATAGGAACGCCTAATAATTGATGTCGTAGGTAAGCTAGCTACGCGTGTTAATTTATGGTGCCGGTCAGGATAACTGTGGTTTCCCTACGTTTGTCTTCTCTTGGAGTGGTGTGCTGTGTTCGATCGTGAGCATGAGTTGTACGCACGTACGTAGCGACAGCCATACGATACGAACCACCGATCTTGTCCTTCTCTCGACCCTTGTACGTATCACATTGCTCCGTGGTCCGTAGTTAAGCAGTAGTATAGGACAATCGGCCATTACGCACAACAATAATTGATTGGCTGGCCAACTTGAGTTGTGCCGCTGGTTCAGTTCACTTTCACCCAAGACGATGTGCCATTACGTGGGACGACAAATGCACCCTTCCTTATGAGTGTGGCGTTGCAGATATCAGGCTCCAGTGAGCCTGATatatcaaataaaataaaatttaaaagCTTTAAAAAATACTAATTTTTTATGTAAATACATATGCATAGTCAAGTATGTAAAAAGTTTTATCAGGTAATTTGGTTGTTTGCGTACTATATAAAAAAGATAAAAATCTGGTCCAAACACAACAAAGATAAGACCCGTTTAAATCCTTTTTAAATATGTTACATAAGAGCATAAATACTAGTGAAAATTAATACGTGTGTATTATGAATATGTACttatgtatatattttttttcagattttttaatgTGTGAAAATAGTATTTTGGTAAAAAAAAGCCCTTACTCGAGCCTGGGAGCTGCAATGCTTTAGCGCTTTCCTTCCTCGCTTTCAAGAACATCTACAATAGTGCTATCTTAAAAATATCACGTAGGAAAGTGGACAAGGGAGACCGGGTAGACAGCCTAGCCCGTCTATATCTGGCCATCTctcgggatgggccgggccagagcAAGCCTGACGCAGAAAACCTAGGCCCGAGCCCGGCTCGGCCCAGCCGTCGGGCCTAGTTTTCAGGCCCAAGCCTGGCCCATCACTGCTAATTTCCATCGGGTTTCGGGGCTCGGGCCGGGCCCCTTCCTTAAGACGAAAAAACAGCAAGCCCAGGCCCGGGCCAAAATACTCTTCGGGCTTAAAATTCAGGCCCGAGCCTGACCCATGGGCAAGGCCGGGCTGGGCCGGGCTGCCCATGGCCAGATATAAGCTCGTCGCTCGTGCCTTCCTCCCCATGAGCAGCCCgggcgaaaccctagccgccacacacACCCCACTCCCAGATCTCCTCCTCCCttcgtcgtcgtcggcggcgtGGCTTCTTCCTTTCCCCTCTCGCGAGGCCAGGGCCGCGTGGGGCCGCTCGACAAGGAGAGGTCCTGGGGCGCGTCGGCTGCGTCGAGCTGGCTCCAGAGGATGcggcggctgatacgtccattttgcatcatgctttcatgttgatatttattgctttttgggctgttatattacttgtggtaccatatttatgccttttctctcttattttgcaaggtttattagaagagggagaattcaggcagctggaattctggactagaaaaggagcaaatcatacgtggatttttttggattatataaaaaatactgggcgaaagaactaccggagggggggccaccagggctccacaagccctcccaccgccaccaccccctggtggcgcagggcaagcttgtgggctgcctgacggcccactagctccccctttttctatatgaagggttttggtccagaaaaaatcataagggagctttttcgtggtttcgccgcccccacgaggcggaacttgagcagatccaatctagagctccggcaggacgatcctgaggcatcttcatcaacatcttcatcagcaccatctcctctccaatccctagttcatctcttgtaaccaatctccgtctcacgactctgattggtacttgtaaggttgctagtagtgttgattactctttgtagttgatgctagttggattacttggtggaagagtttatgttcagatccttgatgctattcattacacctctgatcatgattatgactatgctttgtgagtagttacttttgttcccgaggacatgggataagtcatgctgataatagtcatgtgaatttgatattcgttcggtattttgatatgctatatgttgtttttcctctagtggtgttatgtgaacgtcgactacacaacacttcaccatgtttgggcctagaggaaggcattggggagtagtaagtagatgatgggttgctggagtgacagaagcttaaaccccagtctatgcgttgcttcgtgaggggctgatttggatccactagtttaatgctatggttagactttgtcttaattcttcttttgtagttgcggatgcttgcgggagaggttaatcataagtgggatgcttgtccaagtaagggcagtaccaaagcgccggtccacccacatatcaaactatcaaagtaacgaacgcgaatcatatgaacatgatgaaactagcatgacaaaaattcccgtgtgtcctcgggagcatttttcctcctataagattttgttcaggcttgtcccttgctacaaaagggattgggccacttgatgcaccgttgctactacttgttacttgttactctttgcttgctacgtttcacctcgctacacaatcacttgttaccgctactttcagtgcttgcagttattaccttgctgaagaccgcttatcagagccttctgctccttgttgggttcgacattcttacttatcgaaaggactacgattgatcccctatactcgtgggtcatcaagactcttttctggcgccgttgccggggagtgaagcgcctttggtaagtggaaattggtaaggaaacatttttatactgtgctgaaatttattgtcacttgtcactatggaaactgttcctttcaggagtttgttcggggtatcttcaccacaaacagaagcacgaggagttgctcctcaacccgaggtaccgactgaaaatatcttttatgaaattccttcgggtatgcttgagaaactgctggctaatcctttcacaggagatggatcttcaaatccagacttgcatctaatctatgtagatgaagtttgtggtttatttaagcttgcatgtttgccccaggatgaggtaaagaagaaagtatttcctttatctttgaaggataaggcgttgacatggtataggctatatgatgatactggatcatggggctacaatcagttgaaattggaatttcatcaaaagttctatcctatgcatttagtacatcgtgatcggaactttatttataacttttggccgcgtgaaagggaaagcatagctcaagcttgggggaggcttaaatcaattctatattcatgccctaatcatgagctctcgagagaaatcatcactcaaaacttttatgctcggctttctcatgaagaccgtaccatgcttgacacttcttgtgccggttattttatgaagaaggatattgattacaagtggaatttattggagagaatcaaacacaactctgaagattgggagctggaggaaggtaaggagtcaggtatgaatttccagtttgattgcgttaaatcttttgttgagacaaacacttcgagagattttagcgctaagtatggacttgactctgagatagtagcttctctatgtgaatcttttgctgctcatgttgatcttcccaaagagaagtggtttaaatatcatcctcctgtagaaagcaacatagccaaaaccaatctagttgaggagaaagtcattgcttttagtgatcctgttgttccttgtgcttacactgagaaaccaccataccctgctaggataaaggattattataAAGATCCAACtgcgatacgtaggggttacattagatcacttgcaccccctgaggagattagagttgaacctagtgttgctattattaaagatatcttagccgaagacatagacgggcatgttatcaaattctgtgaggacttcgctagaattgctaaacctcacgcgaaagacaaacatggacctgtagttggcatgcccattgtttctgttaagataggagatcactattaccatggtttatgtgatatgggagctagtgttagtgcaataccccgttctctatatgatgaaatcaaagatgagattgcacctgctgagttagaacccattgatgtcactattactttagctaatagagacagcatcttccctctaggaattgtgagagacgtagaagccctgtgtggtaagacgaagtatcctaccgatttcctcgtccttggtactgcacaagatagcttttgtcccatcatatttggtagaccctttctcaacgctgtcaatgctcacatt
Coding sequences within:
- the LOC123440207 gene encoding transcription repressor OFP1-like; amino-acid sequence: MDGSSSGAGRKKLKHRLAAILSVFSRRSGGRKRRDDESAAQPALALPSYGRLGRKAATGEHHDRRLSVSARRTVPLIRITIDCAGRRSVDAADPSLLLADDVKAERAALKGAGLPFGASEWEGRKCPPSSPFPAAAPLPPLPRWKERPSGKRSPRRLSTHSSRRLLSSSSDDDEYDEDSRNLFSSRSFSSDSSDFYNCPRNNGTKARASVSGPCRAPAAAPRRGASQSCRYSFEMPRGSTASAATDGGFAVVKRSADPYEDFRKSMEEMIAEWPQGGGGGEGEGEHSAESLLETYLVLNSPRHYPVILAAFADVRETLCP